Proteins encoded within one genomic window of Lysinibacillus sphaericus:
- a CDS encoding tyrosine-type recombinase/integrase, translating into MIIHSDFDLPKYSKKFLQHLKRKYYSEETIIGYENDIKKFSSFIYQLYDGHILTEEISKDDILEYLDFLGNQDYKPNSISRYFYGVKAFFKYLVIELNFKVDPTIGISTRNVYVPLPEILDMDEMALVLATAKKYSEFYYVLISLLYYTGSRITAARTLLKENVDIKNNKIYFPRIKGGRDLHLPLHPKLQKILGEYLQKTKDNGSDYLFPSPVSRNMPISGVEIRIKLKKIGAQCNITKRLTPHVIRHCTATHLTLLGVDQHYIATLLGHTDSRSTARYQHLKVDDLRSAMKKLK; encoded by the coding sequence TTGATTATCCATTCTGACTTTGATTTGCCTAAGTACTCTAAAAAATTTCTTCAACATTTAAAAAGAAAGTACTATTCAGAAGAAACCATTATTGGCTATGAAAATGATATAAAAAAGTTCTCGTCCTTTATTTATCAATTATACGATGGTCATATTTTAACAGAGGAAATATCGAAGGATGATATTCTAGAATATCTAGATTTTTTAGGCAATCAGGATTATAAACCTAATTCGATTAGTAGATATTTTTATGGTGTGAAGGCATTTTTCAAATATCTTGTAATAGAGTTGAACTTTAAAGTCGATCCAACAATAGGTATTTCCACTCGAAATGTGTATGTACCTTTACCTGAAATACTCGATATGGATGAAATGGCATTAGTGTTGGCTACAGCGAAAAAGTACTCCGAGTTTTACTATGTATTAATCAGCTTACTCTATTATACCGGTTCAAGAATTACAGCTGCTCGAACGTTATTAAAGGAAAATGTTGATATAAAAAATAATAAAATATACTTCCCACGGATTAAAGGTGGCAGAGATCTTCACTTACCCCTACATCCAAAACTACAAAAAATATTAGGGGAATATTTACAGAAAACAAAAGACAACGGATCAGATTATTTATTTCCCTCTCCGGTAAGCCGTAATATGCCCATAAGCGGAGTAGAAATCCGTATTAAATTAAAAAAAATTGGCGCCCAATGCAATATTACAAAACGATTAACCCCCCATGTCATTCGTCACTGTACCGCAACACACTTAACACTACTCGGTGTAGACCAACATTATATCGCAACTCTATTAGGTCATACCGATTCCCGTTCCACTGCACGCTACCAACATTTAAAAGTAGATGATTTAAGGTCGGCTATGAAGAAATTGAAATGA
- a CDS encoding flagellin N-terminal helical domain-containing protein produces MLGKWSASGLSILSNMNRHYNAMSKSMLRISTGYRINSAADDPAGLAISEKMRAQIRGLNMASKNIQDGISLVQTAEGALNETHAMIQRMRELAVQASNDTLTDSDRHQLDLEFQELKKEIQRLSKDTEFNTRTLLNGDYSTNGLKIQAGANAGQTIELFINDMGAGALGLDATTSIATRDNANNAISSMDEALKRVSSERSRLGAYQNRLEHAYNANVNTAENLTAAESRIRDADIAKEMMNMVKSQILLQASQYVLALHMQQAQSILKLLESGTMRNPRY; encoded by the coding sequence ATGCTTGGTAAGTGGTCTGCTTCAGGGTTATCTATATTAAGTAACATGAATAGGCACTATAATGCTATGAGCAAGTCAATGTTGCGAATTTCTACTGGCTATCGGATTAATAGTGCGGCTGATGATCCAGCTGGTCTTGCGATATCCGAGAAAATGCGTGCTCAAATTCGCGGGTTGAATATGGCGTCGAAAAATATACAGGACGGTATTTCACTTGTGCAAACAGCAGAGGGTGCACTAAATGAAACACATGCCATGATTCAACGAATGCGGGAGCTAGCAGTACAAGCATCCAATGACACATTAACTGATAGTGATCGACATCAGCTGGATTTGGAATTTCAGGAGCTAAAAAAAGAAATTCAACGTCTTTCTAAAGATACTGAATTTAATACGAGGACATTATTAAATGGCGATTATTCAACGAATGGTCTCAAGATTCAAGCGGGTGCAAATGCTGGTCAAACGATCGAGTTGTTTATTAATGATATGGGGGCAGGGGCGCTTGGGTTGGACGCCACGACTTCAATAGCAACACGAGATAATGCCAATAATGCGATTTCCTCGATGGATGAGGCATTAAAACGGGTATCATCGGAGCGTTCTCGTTTGGGCGCTTATCAAAATCGTCTAGAGCATGCCTATAATGCAAACGTCAATACAGCGGAAAACTTAACCGCAGCGGAATCACGAATTCGCGATGCTGACATTGCGAAGGAAATGATGAATATGGTGAAGTCGCAAATATTGCTTCAAGCAAGTCAATATGTTCTAGCATTGCATATGCAGCAGGCACAATCTATTTTAAAGTTACTAGAAAGCGGAACAATGAGGAATCCCCGATACTAA
- a CDS encoding S-layer homology domain-containing protein, protein MANQPKKYKKFVATAATATLVASAIVPVASAAGFSDVAGNDHEVAINALADAGIINGYADGSFKPNQTINRGQVVKLLGRYLEAQGQEIPADWNSKQRFNDLPVTAEEELVKYAALAKDAGVFNGSNGNLNASQTMQRQQMAVVLVRAIKEIAGVDLVAEYKKANFVTEIGDLDKAYSAEQRTAIVALEYAGITNVAHFNPGNSVTRGQFASFLYRTIENVVNNPEAGVAAVKAINNTTVEVTFDEEVDNVQALNFLISDLEVKNAAVKLTNKKVVVLTTAAQTADKEYTVSLGEEKIGTFKGIAAVVPTKVDLVEKSVQGKLGQQVTLKAQVTVAEGQTKAGIPVTFFIPGSANGVKTPVTVEAVTNEEGIATYSYTRYAATNDTVTVYANGDRSKFSTGYVFWAVDQTLEITEVTTGATINNGANKTYKVTYKHPETGKPVSGKVLNVSVKENIDVTVDKLQNVTVNGVNVVQTSDNNTRAAQITTDSKGEATFTVSGSNAEVTPVVFEATPVQVTNTNGTVTTTGYTQKYTADILQASAAKVTFGAVQAAYTLEVTRDGGETAATGVLNGRKYNLVVKDKDGKLAANEIVNVAFNEDIDGVISTVTSAQFVKVENGKQVGYEDKKITVKTNSKGEASFVISSDTVNSYATPIAWIDINNQSGKDANLDKGEPSAVAPISYFQAAYLDGSKLVSYKGTTETDKFDGAETATFKVQLTNQSGKVVANSGYTTKDVTYTVYNTGANNVKVGDVEIAPNRVHTVVAPNGEINVTSVEGKTSSVKVLATGVAKEVNGNKEFAFTSKEATATFTNTGEITNPYTGVLDLASINKKDKEIKFADKSKAVVYAGETGKTYKYFGIGNTTISSADAFISLLEEYKAAGKTVRATYEVKDDVVTFTIISENTASGNNGAASGKLVSAVVSDETADVAGLVDTITFTFDKAVAASTVAASDFAGTGYTVTGSPIVSGNTVKLTITPAAAVNTATVATVADSIGFTDGKGNVADTGFKITLGSKISKLFTADANQTTVAKVDAKGELAVGANTIKLAVNTSELNQADYNGLKVKFVKGTSLGTDPVAVYNSSTREVEVTLSYNDTNNTDAKINSAIAAVGSHGTVDFTKVTIDASAYVPKDADVTSPLTVTVSGGVNGTTGQVGKYNFALYPTLVAGDTVTVNGVTYTKVVSGSAVAANKTFNTAQELVDAIKVNDVRFDTTSAAAGDIITLIDKAQTGAAAPVVTSN, encoded by the coding sequence ATGGCTAACCAACCAAAGAAATACAAAAAATTCGTAGCTACGGCTGCAACGGCTACTTTAGTAGCTTCTGCTATCGTACCAGTGGCTTCTGCAGCAGGATTCTCAGATGTAGCAGGTAACGACCACGAAGTAGCAATCAACGCACTTGCTGATGCAGGTATCATCAATGGATACGCTGACGGCTCATTCAAACCAAACCAAACAATTAACCGCGGTCAAGTGGTTAAATTATTAGGTCGTTATTTAGAAGCTCAAGGCCAAGAAATTCCAGCTGACTGGAATTCAAAACAACGCTTCAACGATCTACCAGTAACAGCTGAAGAAGAATTAGTTAAATATGCTGCACTTGCAAAAGATGCAGGCGTATTCAACGGTTCAAATGGCAACCTAAACGCTTCACAAACAATGCAACGTCAACAAATGGCAGTAGTTTTAGTACGTGCTATTAAAGAAATCGCTGGCGTAGACTTAGTAGCTGAGTACAAAAAAGCGAACTTCGTAACAGAAATTGGTGACTTAGACAAAGCTTACTCTGCAGAACAACGCACAGCGATCGTTGCTTTAGAATATGCGGGTATTACAAATGTTGCTCACTTCAACCCAGGTAACAGCGTAACACGCGGACAATTCGCTTCATTCTTATACCGCACAATCGAAAACGTTGTAAACAACCCAGAAGCTGGTGTTGCGGCAGTAAAAGCTATCAACAACACAACTGTTGAAGTAACATTCGACGAAGAAGTAGATAACGTACAAGCTCTTAACTTCTTAATCTCTGATCTTGAAGTGAAAAACGCAGCTGTTAAATTAACAAACAAAAAAGTTGTTGTATTAACAACTGCTGCTCAAACAGCTGACAAAGAGTACACTGTATCTCTTGGCGAAGAAAAAATCGGTACATTCAAAGGTATCGCAGCTGTAGTTCCTACTAAAGTAGATTTAGTAGAAAAATCAGTTCAAGGTAAACTTGGCCAACAAGTAACACTTAAAGCACAAGTAACAGTTGCTGAAGGTCAAACAAAAGCTGGTATTCCAGTAACTTTCTTCATCCCAGGTTCTGCTAATGGCGTGAAAACTCCAGTAACAGTTGAAGCTGTAACAAACGAAGAAGGTATCGCAACTTACTCTTACACTCGTTATGCTGCAACAAACGACACTGTAACTGTATACGCAAACGGTGACCGTTCTAAATTCTCAACTGGTTATGTATTCTGGGCAGTTGACCAAACTTTAGAAATCACTGAAGTAACAACTGGTGCTACTATCAACAACGGCGCTAACAAAACTTACAAAGTTACTTACAAACACCCAGAAACTGGTAAACCAGTATCAGGTAAAGTACTTAACGTTTCAGTAAAAGAAAACATTGACGTAACTGTTGATAAATTACAAAACGTTACTGTAAATGGTGTTAATGTGGTTCAAACAAGCGATAACAACACACGTGCTGCACAAATCACAACAGATTCTAAAGGTGAAGCAACATTCACAGTTTCAGGTTCTAACGCTGAAGTAACACCAGTGGTATTTGAAGCAACTCCAGTACAAGTTACTAACACAAATGGTACAGTAACAACAACTGGCTACACTCAAAAATACACTGCTGATATTTTACAAGCTTCTGCTGCGAAAGTAACATTCGGTGCTGTTCAAGCTGCTTACACTCTTGAAGTAACTCGTGATGGTGGCGAAACTGCTGCTACTGGAGTTTTAAACGGACGTAAATATAACTTAGTAGTAAAAGATAAAGATGGTAAATTAGCTGCTAACGAAATTGTTAACGTAGCATTTAACGAAGATATTGATGGAGTAATTTCTACAGTTACTTCTGCACAATTCGTAAAAGTAGAAAACGGTAAACAAGTTGGTTACGAAGATAAAAAAATCACTGTTAAAACAAACTCTAAAGGTGAAGCAAGCTTCGTAATTTCAAGTGATACTGTAAATTCTTACGCTACACCAATCGCTTGGATTGACATCAATAACCAAAGCGGTAAAGATGCAAACTTGGACAAAGGTGAACCATCTGCAGTTGCACCAATTTCTTACTTCCAAGCTGCATATTTAGATGGTTCTAAATTAGTATCTTACAAAGGTACAACTGAAACTGATAAATTTGACGGTGCAGAAACTGCAACATTCAAAGTACAACTTACAAACCAAAGTGGTAAAGTAGTTGCTAACTCTGGTTACACAACGAAAGATGTTACTTACACTGTTTATAACACTGGTGCAAACAATGTAAAAGTTGGCGATGTAGAAATCGCTCCAAACCGTGTGCATACAGTAGTTGCACCAAATGGTGAGATTAATGTTACTTCTGTAGAAGGTAAAACATCTTCTGTAAAAGTTCTTGCTACAGGTGTAGCTAAAGAAGTTAACGGTAACAAAGAATTTGCATTTACTTCAAAAGAAGCTACTGCAACATTCACTAACACAGGAGAAATTACAAACCCTTACACAGGTGTACTTGATCTTGCAAGCATCAACAAAAAAGATAAAGAAATCAAATTTGCTGATAAATCTAAAGCTGTAGTGTATGCTGGTGAAACAGGTAAAACTTACAAATACTTCGGTATTGGTAACACTACAATTTCTAGTGCTGACGCTTTCATTTCTTTACTAGAAGAATATAAAGCTGCTGGTAAAACAGTACGTGCAACATATGAAGTAAAAGATGATGTAGTAACATTCACTATCATCAGTGAAAATACTGCATCTGGTAACAATGGTGCTGCATCTGGTAAATTAGTATCTGCAGTAGTATCTGATGAAACAGCTGATGTAGCTGGTTTAGTAGATACAATTACATTTACATTTGACAAAGCAGTAGCAGCGTCTACTGTAGCAGCAAGTGATTTCGCAGGAACTGGATATACTGTAACTGGTTCACCAATTGTTTCTGGTAATACAGTTAAACTTACTATTACTCCAGCTGCAGCTGTAAATACTGCAACTGTGGCAACTGTCGCTGATTCTATCGGATTTACAGATGGAAAAGGAAATGTTGCTGATACTGGATTTAAAATTACTCTAGGCTCTAAAATTAGTAAATTATTCACTGCTGATGCAAATCAAACTACAGTTGCTAAAGTAGATGCTAAAGGTGAATTAGCTGTTGGTGCTAATACAATTAAATTAGCTGTTAATACATCTGAACTAAACCAAGCAGATTATAACGGCTTAAAAGTTAAGTTTGTAAAAGGTACTTCATTAGGTACTGATCCTGTAGCTGTATATAACTCTTCTACTCGTGAAGTTGAAGTTACTTTAAGCTATAATGATACAAATAATACTGATGCTAAAATTAATTCAGCAATCGCTGCTGTAGGTTCTCATGGTACAGTTGACTTTACTAAAGTTACAATTGATGCAAGCGCTTATGTACCAAAAGATGCTGATGTAACTTCACCGTTAACAGTAACTGTAAGTGGTGGTGTAAATGGTACAACAGGTCAAGTTGGTAAATACAATTTTGCATTATACCCAACTTTAGTTGCTGGTGATACTGTAACTGTAAATGGTGTTACTTATACTAAAGTAGTATCAGGTTCAGCAGTTGCTGCTAACAAAACATTTAATACAGCTCAAGAATTAGTTGATGCAATTAAAGTAAATGATGTTCGTTTCGATACTACTTCTGCAGCTGCTGGAGATATTATCACTTTAATTGATAAAGCACAAACTGGTGCAGCTGCTCCTGTAGTTACATCTAACTAA
- a CDS encoding helix-turn-helix domain-containing protein: MKNKDGQAIALGNRLKMLRHKHHLTLAALADLLGISHSYVGFIEKGTRKASEKVLQKYADFFDVSFAELVELQLQTIPTIHSPSSETPPPLTNEIIELNNLLLKLNEDIRCTMIEDFKEQIQQTLYHLLTPYELSDIKRSITKIKNAWFSESEESEEVDQYKSYKGYINLSNEPIYFQLQVEQHILHLQLLHADRRQRSLFESWLGDCSFYYQTEEYLQHIREPQKIVNILWLSPNMSYRQQHDYLVQKALLSLELNYCDVKLSWFVHNYEQHNTMQDIQEHIS, translated from the coding sequence ATGAAGAACAAAGATGGACAAGCCATTGCTTTAGGAAATCGACTAAAAATGCTACGCCATAAACATCATCTAACGCTTGCTGCATTGGCAGATTTATTAGGTATTTCCCATAGTTATGTAGGCTTTATAGAAAAAGGGACGAGGAAAGCATCTGAAAAAGTATTGCAAAAGTATGCAGATTTTTTTGATGTATCTTTTGCAGAATTAGTTGAATTACAGTTGCAAACTATTCCTACCATTCATAGTCCATCTAGCGAAACGCCTCCCCCTTTAACAAATGAAATAATAGAGTTAAACAATTTATTACTGAAATTAAATGAAGATATACGTTGTACAATGATTGAAGACTTTAAGGAGCAAATTCAACAAACGCTTTATCATTTGCTGACACCCTATGAGCTTTCAGATATAAAACGAAGTATTACGAAAATAAAAAATGCTTGGTTTTCAGAAAGTGAAGAAAGTGAAGAAGTTGATCAATATAAAAGCTACAAGGGCTATATCAACCTATCCAATGAGCCAATCTATTTTCAATTACAAGTAGAGCAACATATATTGCATCTTCAATTACTTCATGCTGATAGAAGACAACGCTCTCTGTTTGAAAGTTGGTTAGGCGATTGTTCCTTTTATTATCAAACGGAGGAATATTTACAGCATATTCGTGAACCACAGAAAATCGTTAATATTTTATGGTTAAGTCCTAATATGTCCTATCGCCAACAACATGACTACCTAGTACAAAAAGCGTTACTTTCATTGGAGTTAAACTATTGTGATGTGAAATTAAGTTGGTTTGTTCATAATTACGAGCAGCACAATACAATGCAAGATATTCAAGAACACATTAGCTAA
- a CDS encoding WecB/TagA/CpsF family glycosyltransferase, producing MKETVLGINVNTEGYDELMDMAFERIEKKQKALVVAINPEKIIKAKEDPALKKLLNEAEFQIPDGIGVILASKIQKGQIRERVTGVDMMMKLCEEAAKRGKPIFLYGGKPGVADAAQAKLKSLFPSIKIVGTQDGYEKDEQKVIDRINEAQPDLLFVAMGSPKQENWINANRDRLHPTIYQGVGGSFDVLAGTVKRAPEIFQKFGLEWFYRLMKEPKRIKRQIALPLFLLEVARQKRQ from the coding sequence ATGAAAGAAACAGTACTTGGCATTAACGTCAATACAGAAGGTTACGATGAATTAATGGATATGGCATTCGAGCGCATTGAAAAGAAACAAAAAGCGCTCGTCGTTGCCATTAATCCAGAAAAAATTATTAAAGCAAAAGAAGACCCTGCACTAAAAAAGCTATTAAATGAAGCAGAATTTCAAATTCCAGATGGGATTGGTGTTATTCTTGCTTCTAAAATTCAAAAAGGGCAAATTCGTGAACGTGTTACAGGCGTTGATATGATGATGAAGCTTTGTGAAGAAGCGGCCAAACGAGGCAAACCTATTTTCCTGTATGGAGGTAAGCCTGGGGTAGCTGATGCAGCACAAGCAAAGCTAAAATCACTATTTCCTTCTATTAAAATAGTCGGCACACAGGACGGCTATGAAAAAGACGAACAGAAGGTCATTGATCGTATTAATGAAGCACAACCGGATTTACTATTTGTAGCAATGGGTAGTCCAAAACAGGAAAATTGGATTAACGCCAATCGCGACCGTTTGCACCCAACAATTTATCAAGGTGTCGGTGGATCATTCGATGTGTTGGCAGGTACAGTAAAACGTGCACCAGAAATTTTCCAAAAATTTGGTCTTGAATGGTTTTACCGATTAATGAAAGAACCTAAGCGTATCAAGCGTCAAATCGCTTTACCACTTTTTTTATTGGAAGTGGCTAGGCAAAAACGTCAATAA
- a CDS encoding nucleotide sugar dehydrogenase codes for MTKSICVVGLGYIGLPTAVMFANHGIKVHGVDVNPAAVKSIQEKKLHIEENGLQERLNKAVDEGFLTASTTPQEADVFIVAVPSPINPDNTANLEYVRQATASIVPYVRKGNLVILESTVPPKTVEHIMLPELIKANLEFGVDLFVAHSPERVIPGRIFEELVNNDRIVGGIDPVSAQMTKELYQTFVNGTIHLTDATTAELVKVMENTYRDVNIAFANELAKMAEKLDVNIWEAIKFANYHPRVNVHFPGPGVGGHCIAVDPWFLVELGGEQAQIIHLSRNTNDSMPSYTAQRTQAILNENKIAGGKVAVLGLAFKGNVDDMRESPSTIVIDELQNLGLEVISYDPHIKENKHATQTQSLEEATKDADIIVVLTDHNEFKAMDAAAITVKTKIVFDTKNCLNRDKWQEAGFQFHLLGDAKNR; via the coding sequence ATGACGAAATCAATTTGTGTCGTTGGACTTGGCTATATCGGATTACCAACGGCTGTAATGTTTGCCAACCACGGCATAAAAGTACATGGGGTGGACGTAAACCCAGCAGCAGTAAAAAGTATTCAAGAGAAAAAGCTTCATATTGAAGAAAACGGTTTACAAGAACGCCTAAACAAAGCAGTAGATGAAGGATTCTTAACAGCATCAACAACACCACAAGAAGCAGATGTTTTCATTGTAGCTGTTCCATCACCAATCAATCCTGACAATACAGCGAATTTAGAATATGTACGTCAAGCAACGGCATCTATTGTGCCTTATGTAAGAAAAGGGAACTTAGTAATTCTTGAATCCACAGTTCCACCGAAAACAGTAGAACACATTATGCTACCAGAGCTAATTAAAGCAAACCTAGAGTTCGGCGTTGATTTATTTGTAGCGCATTCACCAGAGCGCGTTATTCCAGGTCGTATTTTTGAAGAATTAGTGAACAACGACCGTATCGTTGGTGGGATTGATCCAGTATCTGCACAAATGACAAAAGAGCTTTACCAAACATTTGTAAATGGCACAATTCATCTAACAGATGCTACAACGGCTGAATTAGTAAAAGTAATGGAAAACACATACCGTGATGTCAATATCGCGTTTGCCAATGAATTAGCAAAAATGGCTGAAAAATTAGACGTGAACATTTGGGAAGCCATTAAATTTGCTAACTACCACCCACGTGTAAATGTTCACTTCCCAGGTCCTGGTGTAGGTGGTCACTGTATCGCTGTTGACCCATGGTTCCTTGTAGAGCTAGGTGGCGAACAAGCACAAATTATTCATCTGTCTCGTAATACAAATGACAGCATGCCAAGCTATACTGCACAAAGAACACAAGCTATTTTAAATGAAAACAAAATCGCAGGTGGTAAAGTAGCAGTGCTTGGACTAGCCTTCAAAGGAAACGTTGATGATATGCGTGAAAGTCCATCAACAATCGTCATTGATGAGCTACAAAACCTAGGCTTAGAAGTGATTTCTTACGATCCGCACATTAAAGAAAACAAACATGCTACCCAAACACAAAGCTTAGAAGAAGCTACAAAAGACGCAGACATCATCGTTGTACTAACAGACCACAATGAGTTCAAAGCAATGGATGCAGCAGCTATTACAGTGAAAACAAAAATCGTCTTCGATACGAAAAACTGCTTAAACCGTGATAAATGGCAAGAAGCTGGCTTCCAGTTCCACTTACTAGGGGATGCGAAAAACCGATGA
- a CDS encoding nuclease-related domain-containing protein, with translation MFGRLPSSHPQYITFQQELKNKEAGDFAEQYILKELQKLPQLSDCHLFHDVILPTILPMQMDRLIITASGIVILEVKNIRGTVHFKK, from the coding sequence TTGTTCGGGCGATTGCCTTCTTCACATCCGCAGTACATAACGTTCCAACAGGAGCTTAAAAATAAGGAAGCGGGCGATTTTGCAGAACAATATATTTTGAAAGAGCTACAAAAGTTACCGCAGCTTAGTGACTGTCACCTTTTCCACGATGTTATACTTCCTACGATCCTCCCCATGCAAATGGATAGATTAATTATTACAGCTAGCGGCATCGTCATATTAGAAGTAAAAAATATACGGGGAACCGTCCATTTTAAAAAATAA